taaataataattaattttgcaTGTAATACGTAAAGTTAGAAACATTCTATTCAAGGTAGTAATGATAAACAATTATCTAATATCAGAACAAGTGAATAATAGGGAAAGAATTAACCAATTATTACCCGTAGGAGATTCGTCTATGAAGTAAGACAAAACGCCATAATAAACAGGCCAACACGTTAATTGTTGTTTGTAGATAATTTGcctaaaataaaactataaAAGAGGCTTTTTTTGAACACctaataattgtttaaCACTAGGGTTGTCTAAAAGAATATACTCCGACAAGGTGACGGGATACGGCTTATCCCTAACAATATGTCATGAGATTTATCCattttagtattattttcctacaaattctaatttttaaagGACAACAAAACAGCTGATATAAACTATAAAAAGGCGACTTTTAATCTTATTTGTAACAAGACGCGCTTCAGACTCCATCGGGCAAAAGCAACATACAGTGGAGAAATATATCGCGTTTATATATTAAGCTTTCTATATGAAACCTGATAGATAAAATACATAAGTTATAAAATGTTTCGGGAATATTTCTAGCTCAAATAAGTAAATAATGAGGTGATCTTATTGTAGAATTGAAAGCATCAAAACGTTAGAGCcattatcaattttaaatggAAGATGCAAACTTGTAAATCATAATAAGGGTCTTAATACTCTTCTCAGAAAAGtaagtatttaaaaatgcTTTGATTGTGAAATCTAGTTTACGTATATTAATTagttataaaaataatgcttTGTTAGCGTTAATATTTCTCAGATCTTTAAAGCAAGCCTGATTAGGCCGCGGGAAATAGAAGTTATGAATTGaagtaatatatatatatatattctgaGTTGAggcaatatatataataattgtatTGGGGTATTTATGGAACAAGAGCTAGTTTCAATTTTGTCCATAATAGGACACGTTCTTTACTCTCAACGATTATTGGTTGGTAACGAATTGATACCATATCATTGCTTTCCAACAAAAGCCACAGTATAAGCTTTCTAGTATTTTCTTAGCTGTAAACTGAAAATAACCCCTtcagaatatatattatattgtgATTATAGTACAAAAAGTTTAGTCAGGATTAGGGGTATCTTTAATATGATAACAGAGATTCTAAATTATACTctataaattctttaaaatcatCAGTGTCTTTTATATCATATAAAtacttcaaaatatatGCAGGTTTCATTGCAACATAATATTGATTGGCCCATTTCTTAAAAGGTTGgacattttcattttttgatttttcgGTTAGATAGGCAGCTTCATAAGCATTTTGAATTGTAGAGTTTTGCTTCTTGAATGGACCAGATAATTCCATTATATGGCTTACTGCAAGAAATTTTGGAAGTTTTTTCCGTGAATTTGTTGGATTCTTGGTTGACTTTTTAGATGAAGTAGCCGagctttttttatttgattccTTTTCtagatttttcttttctgcTTTCTTTTCTGCTTCCTGTTCTGagttaatattatttgtatacAAAGTTACAAATTTCATTACTTGGATGGGTATTCTTCCACCAGGGCGTTTAAGCCCgtcaataaattttaatttccaGGTGTTGATGCTACCTTTGAAGGTGTTAAGGTGAGATTCTTCACAGAAATgtttaatatcatcaattgaGTTacaatattcttttatttgaGCAAAATTATCCAGAACTGTCGCAATATCTCTGAGTACCTTGTATTTATTTGCTGAGGATGAGGCTTCTTCaactttttctaaaaaatcaCTAGTAGTCTTATCATTTATCatatcttctaatttttcatctaaTGACTTTGGTGCAGTAACAAATTCACGAGGCAAAGCTGGTTTATCCAAATACACTCTGAacttatatttattaaattcgaAGTCAAAACTTGTTTGATCCATATAAAGTGTATCTTTAGTGGTTTTTTGTAGGGATTTGGAACTTATTCCTTCATCACTTGTTGGTGCAATTTTGTCTCTGATAGAACTTGAAAATGGAGTTTCCATTGATTAAAGATTTAGCGAGATAATTAGAGGACGGTTTATAGTTATATATCagaataattgaattacaCTATAGGTATGTTTCTAAAACTCAAAAAAGATTCCCTTAAGacaaaatacaaaataagaaataaaaataattcagtaTCAACCTCTCCCCACTAGAGAATGATAGGAAGTTCGGCCTTTCATTGAGAACGAAAACTGGCAcgaataaatgaaaaactGAAATTTCGTTTTAAGTAGTGTAATACGGAGAACCCGGACACCATTGTGATAATGGGCAATTGACGGAGTTTTTAAGGTAGTAATTAGGGATATAATACGTAGAGATCGGAGCCTAACTGGTAAGCACATTGTCAAATTTCGGAATGTCTAATACTATGCAATCCATCCTAGATGAGGATGCATtatactatatatattttaatatgatATTTAAATGCTAAAGAAATTCATAGAATGTCTTATATACTATGATAAGATATGGAAAAGCAAATGGGAAtttataaagaaattatcataagcaactaataatttatttcatatatatgtgtTCCTCATATTTGTTTGATTTGTAGTACTTCTGCCATTTCAGAATGTTTTGCTTTTTCATTCAACAAACTACGCTTGCATTACTTTCTTAAATCTAATTCAGTTTTTTATATCATTGCAGGGTTCTTAGTCGTACATATTATACGGATCTATCTTCCTTACTAGAATTATCATCCGTCCCTTTTTTCTATATCTTCTtccttattttttatttcataaCTCAACCTTTGTTTTGTTCTAGGTTTGTTGCTTCTTTTCCTCCTTCTTTTCttccttcttttcttccttcttttcttctttcttttcttctttcttttcttcctTCCTGTCCTCCTTTTTATCTTCCTTCTTTTCCTCCTTCTTATCTTCCTTTTTGTTAGAAtccttttattttttcgaTCTTTTATCTTTTGGATCTCTTCAGCGGGATCAATATCTAACCCAGGATGCTTATTTCCATAGATTCTACACTCAGATAATGAGTGAGAAACTATACATTTCGTTGCTTCATAATCTAAATCTcttgaaaagaaataattctcatttattttgtttccTGAATACATATGTAGTACATAATTCAATACTCCTTTAAGAGTTATAATTCTTGAAACTCGGCCTCCCTCTGTATACATAAAAGCCATGTAATCTTCAATTATTTTGGTTTTAGGATCCTGACCTAATATATCCCATGAAGCAATTGAATTAGGTATCATCATATTATAACCTGTACAATTTGTACTTTTTCCATCCCAACCCAAAACATCAGTATCAAAGCTAACATTAGGCGCAAACATTTCAAAAGTAAAATTTCCTGAACTCTCCGCCATGACTGTTAACATTGGACGATAATATCTCTTGCCACAACCACAATCATCTAGCCTAATTTTGGTAAATGCGACCCATAATTGTTTGTCTTTAATCTTTGGCATTTCATTAGGTAGCGGAACAAATGGAGTGCCTTCACGAATTACATCTGTAAAAACTCCATCTTCAACTTTAATGGGCGGTTTCTCGAAAACAATCTCACACTTCCCATCTGTTAATGAACATTTTAAGACCTGAAAAGGGTTATATTTACGAATAAAGTGAATATACCCAAGTGATATTGAAGAGTCAACGCTCGAATCGTTTTCTGTAAAAAACGGTGTCCAATTAGTCTCAGGTTTCCTATttgattcttttaaataaaatggaatcaaattatttattgatcTATGAGGTAAAAAGGCATACATCCTCctatcatcattattatgCATATCAAATACAATTACTGGTTCCTCTAGCTTCTGTGACTTTTTGAGTATGATCTGTGGATTAGTAGGCCCTCTCAATCTGCCATTTGTGTTAAATGGAAATCTGTAAACAGTTGGATAAGTAACAGAATACCGGTCAagtaatttttgttttcttttcttggCTTTCATATTTGAATCTTTATATTTGGATAAGCAGTCTTCATATGCATCAAAATCCTCATTATATTTATCGCAATTATCTTTCACTTTTAAATCTCGTTCAATCTTCGATAACTCTTCTTTAAGATTATTTGGTTCGTTAACgtctaattttaaaattcgTTTACCTTTAATTTCGTTCCAATCTTTGTCATAAGCTTGTGCTCTTATTACAGAAACGTCGGGTTCAAATAGTTCTTCTTCTGACGAGTAGCGAACACTTGTTAAGACAATATAGCATTGTTCACTCTCTAGCCAGACACTTGAAGTACCCATTTTTTGCCACCTCTTACGaacaatttcattttcaccCATTCTCTCATCCTGTTTTACTACTCTGTCAGATagaaaatctttaaaagcAACAATCTGTCTTCTTATATTAAACAAACTGTCATCGATAAATGGTCTGTTTCTTGAATATTCTATATCTTCTGTGTATGCCAATTGATTACACCCTACTGTAccaatatttgtatttagATTCCTTGGATTGATGTCAGGTAATATTGAgttaatttgattttcttcCTTTTTGGTATTCTGATGGGAGAAAGGATTATAATTGGAAATATACCCTGGTATCCTTATACGACTATAGTTGTCGAAAGTTATCTTTTTGGATATTGGAGAACTATCCTGAAATGAATGCCTTAACTTATGTCTGATATCAACCATATCAAGAtcctttttatttaaaaccaAATCATCGTCATTGGTAGTCTGAAATTGGAAAGTTAAGAGACGTTGATTATTACTCGCtcttaatataataagtATTATAAATAAGAGTAATATTCccttaaaaatattaagttttaaatattttttcaatacatTTGTCTGTTTTGAACTCGGAGTTTTGgtacttttattatttatgtACTTCCGGTATTTCGAGACTCgttttaatcttttaaaaatagagTTACCTTCCATAGTATATTCAGATGTTGATGTGTTCTGACTCAATATTACTAAAGTTCTAATAAAAGGCTGTCTGATAAAAAATACCAggcaaaatatttatattttgtttaacTTATAATAGAAGTAGAAGCAGAAGCAAGTTATTAATTTGAGCTAAACTTAAGACTCatattaatagataatagttattaaatattgcttatttaataagagaaataatttgaattatttattagagtagcaatatttatatatatttatttatttatattttttttagcatGTTATAAGAAGATTATACCCCAAGAAAGAATATGCATCCTAAGAAactgattttttaaaattttgtttACATTAATGGTTATGTATTTTccagataataatatatttgagATTTGATTCGTTTTAACTTTATTTCTGGCCAGTAAAAGGAAATACGTGTCAAATCGtgttttcattttcagAAATTCCTTCCCGGAGTCGCGAAGGAAATTTACCAAATCA
This DNA window, taken from Henningerozyma blattae CBS 6284 chromosome 3, complete genome, encodes the following:
- the TBLA0C07270 gene encoding uncharacterized protein; translated protein: MEGNSIFKRLKRVSKYRKYINNKSTKTPSSKQTNVLKKYLKLNIFKGILLLFIILIILRASNNQRLLTFQFQTTNDDDLVLNKKDLDMVDIRHKLRHSFQDSSPISKKITFDNYSRIRIPGYISNYNPFSHQNTKKEENQINSILPDINPRNLNTNIGTVGCNQLAYTEDIEYSRNRPFIDDSLFNIRRQIVAFKDFLSDRVVKQDERMGENEIVRKRWQKMGTSSVWLESEQCYIVLTSVRYSSEEELFEPDVSVIRAQAYDKDWNEIKGKRILKLDVNEPNNLKEELSKIERDLKVKDNCDKYNEDFDAYEDCLSKYKDSNMKAKKRKQKLLDRYSVTYPTVYRFPFNTNGRLRGPTNPQIILKKSQKLEEPVIVFDMHNNDDRRMYAFLPHRSINNLIPFYLKESNRKPETNWTPFFTENDSSVDSSISLGYIHFIRKYNPFQVLKCSLTDGKCEIVFEKPPIKVEDGVFTDVIREGTPFVPLPNEMPKIKDKQLWVAFTKIRLDDCGCGKRYYRPMLTVMAESSGNFTFEMFAPNVSFDTDVLGWDGKSTNCTGYNMMIPNSIASWDILGQDPKTKIIEDYMAFMYTEGGRVSRIITLKGVLNYVLHMYSGNKINENYFFSRDLDYEATKCIVSHSLSECRIYGNKHPGLDIDPAEEIQKIKDRKNKRILTKRKIRRRKRRKIKRRTGRKKRKKKRKKKRRKKRRKKRRRKRSNKPRTKQRLSYEIKNKEEDIEKRDG
- the TBLA0C07260 gene encoding uncharacterized protein; its protein translation is METPFSSSIRDKIAPTSDEGISSKSLQKTTKDTLYMDQTSFDFEFNKYKFRVYLDKPALPREFVTAPKSLDEKLEDMINDKTTSDFLEKVEEASSSANKYKVLRDIATVLDNFAQIKEYCNSIDDIKHFCEESHLNTFKGSINTWKLKFIDGLKRPGGRIPIQVMKFVTLYTNNINSEQEAEKKAEKKNLEKESNKKSSATSSKKSTKNPTNSRKKLPKFLAVSHIMELSGPFKKQNSTIQNAYEAAYLTEKSKNENVQPFKKWANQYYVAMKPAYILKYLYDIKDTDDFKEFIEYNLESLLSY